One genomic window of Caldibacillus debilis DSM 16016 includes the following:
- a CDS encoding GspE/PulE family protein gives MLRKRLGDLLIEAGLITEEQLNHALKNKSPDEKLGDALLREGFITEQQLIEVLEFQLGIPHINVSQFPIDQDLIQLVPKELAKRHNALPIRKERNKLFVAMSDPLDYFAIEELRMATGCQIEPGIAAKDELFRAITKYYDLQESMEEAINDLTPEENLDEVRITDEDSPVVRLVNQIIANAVAQRASDIHLDPQETEVRVRYRVDGMVRLERTLPKHLQNMITARIKIMADLNITENRIPQDGRIKTTVNFKPIDIRVSTLPTIYGEKVVMRILDLSSALNRLDKLGFAPENLALFRKMIERPNGIVLITGPTGSGKSSTLYAALNHLNREEVNIITIEDPVEYQLDGINQMQVNEDIGLTFASGLRSILRQDPDIIMIGEIRDVETAQISIRASLTGHLVLSTLHTNSAIATITRLNDMGIEPFLVAASLAGVVSQRLVRKVCRDCGETVEATERERRIFSERGIEIERIRRGKGCPSCNMTGYRGRIAIHELLYVDEEIRKFILREADSAEIRQYLREKGMKFLIDDGLMKVKEGLTTTEEVLRTVTIE, from the coding sequence ATGTTGAGAAAACGTTTGGGCGATCTGTTGATCGAAGCGGGACTGATCACGGAAGAACAATTGAATCACGCCTTGAAGAACAAATCTCCCGATGAAAAGCTGGGCGACGCCCTCCTCCGCGAGGGGTTCATTACGGAACAGCAGCTGATCGAGGTACTGGAATTCCAGCTGGGCATTCCCCATATCAATGTCAGCCAGTTTCCCATCGATCAGGATCTCATCCAGCTCGTCCCGAAGGAATTGGCCAAGCGGCACAACGCCCTGCCGATCCGGAAGGAAAGGAACAAGCTGTTCGTCGCCATGTCCGATCCGCTGGATTATTTTGCCATCGAGGAGTTGCGGATGGCCACCGGCTGCCAAATTGAACCCGGGATCGCGGCGAAAGACGAGCTGTTCCGCGCGATTACCAAGTATTACGATCTCCAGGAATCGATGGAAGAAGCGATCAATGATCTGACGCCGGAGGAGAATTTGGATGAAGTCCGGATTACCGATGAAGATTCCCCGGTGGTCCGGCTCGTCAACCAAATCATTGCCAACGCCGTCGCCCAACGGGCGAGCGACATCCACTTGGACCCGCAGGAGACGGAAGTGCGGGTCCGCTACCGGGTGGACGGGATGGTCCGTTTGGAGCGGACGCTGCCGAAGCATCTGCAAAATATGATCACCGCCCGGATCAAGATCATGGCCGATCTGAACATTACCGAAAACCGGATCCCCCAGGACGGGAGGATCAAGACGACCGTCAACTTCAAGCCGATCGACATCCGGGTCTCGACGCTGCCGACGATATACGGCGAAAAGGTGGTCATGCGCATCCTCGACTTGAGCAGCGCCTTGAACCGGCTCGATAAATTGGGTTTCGCCCCGGAAAATTTGGCCCTTTTCCGGAAAATGATCGAAAGGCCGAACGGCATCGTGCTCATCACCGGGCCGACCGGATCGGGAAAGTCTTCCACCCTGTACGCGGCACTCAACCATCTGAACCGGGAAGAAGTGAACATCATCACGATCGAAGATCCGGTGGAATACCAATTGGATGGCATCAATCAAATGCAGGTCAACGAAGACATCGGCTTGACCTTCGCCAGCGGCCTGCGTTCGATCCTGCGCCAGGACCCGGACATTATCATGATCGGGGAAATCCGCGACGTGGAAACGGCGCAAATCTCCATCCGCGCCTCCTTGACCGGCCACCTCGTCCTGAGCACGCTGCATACGAACAGCGCGATCGCCACCATCACCCGCTTGAATGATATGGGGATCGAGCCCTTCTTGGTCGCCGCCTCCTTGGCCGGGGTGGTCAGCCAGAGGCTGGTCCGGAAGGTGTGCCGGGACTGCGGGGAAACGGTCGAGGCGACGGAACGGGAAAGGCGGATCTTTTCCGAAAGAGGGATCGAAATTGAGCGGATCAGGCGGGGAAAAGGCTGCCCGAGCTGCAACATGACCGGATACCGGGGACGGATCGCCATCCATGAGCTGCTTTACGTGGATGAGGAAATCCGGAAGTTCATTTTGCGGGAGGCCGATTCGGCGGAAATCCGCCAATATTTGCGGGAGAAGGGCATGAAGTTCCTGATCGACGACGGATTGATGAAGGTGAAGGAAGGCTTGACGACGACGGAAGAAGTCCTGCGGACGGTAACGATCGAATAG